One Metopolophium dirhodum isolate CAU unplaced genomic scaffold, ASM1992520v1 scaffold1, whole genome shotgun sequence DNA segment encodes these proteins:
- the LOC132953232 gene encoding zinc finger MYM-type protein 1-like translates to MPQENLLDISTNCGIEEKLIEEVNGSAESQSDITPHDNLMDISTNCGIEEKLTEDKNFNRHLTLAMFTRSLPNGQKCNRKWLLYSPSEGSVYCFVCKLYGSNRESPFISGGFDKWKKSERIVEHENSLQHRNATNKWLLRSNTNNSVNKELCRQISAETNYWFEVLKRLVSVITFLSSRGLAFRGKEEKFNSQHNGNYLGLLELISEYDPFLKAHIEQYGNQGKGNPSYLSKTVYHQGQSMYKVLDDFLEKSELDIMNIRGQSYDNASNMSGQFKGLQAYVKNKNPLAVFIPCTAHSLNLVGVNSVNCCTEAVNFFDFVQKLYNFFSGSTHRWNVLINILKKEEKNSVNGNSSRLLTLKSLSDTRWSCHAEACKAIVVNYEQILTALKSMYDGKENNVTTLDAKSLWKKMVKRETAYMSLLWNDIMERSNITSTKLQHSNCDTMKAINLLKSLKCYVLSLRDSNSIYEEKIPNLSPEIIIYYSDEKQRKKIKKFPDGSINEEVLKGKNKFRVQTHIFIIDKFVSELNKRISAYEYIGDNFLFITHLTQESNEKIDLSVSTFISKYKNDVDITLPNELVQFKEYWKLYQPSFDPADISKLFSWFGNQSLEEVFPCLFTTLKIYLTIPVANCSVERAFSKLTRIKNKYRTSQTQENLNIQMILYSENDLLKSLDLNDVLKELASSKARKKNLIN, encoded by the exons ATGCCACAAGAAAATTTGTTGGACATCAGCACAAATTGTGGAattgaagaaaaattaattgaag aAGTCAACGGTTCAGCTGAGAGCCAGAGTGACATTACGCCACATGACAATTTGATGGACATCAGCACAAATTGTGGAATTGAAGAAAAATTAACTGAAG ATAAGAACTTCAACAGACACTTAACACTAGCAATGTTTACTCGATCTTTACCCAATGGACAAAAATGTAATAGGAAATGGCTTCTTTATTCACCTAGTGAAGGATctgtatattgttttgtttgtaaattgtatggAAGCAATCGAGAGAGTCCCTTTATTTCTGGTGGTTTTGACAAATGGAAAAAATCTGAACGGATTGTCGAACATGAAAATAGTCTTCAACACAGAAATGCTACCAATAAGTGGTTATTAAGATCTAATACCAACAACTCAGTTAATAAAGAATTATGTCGTCAAATTTCTGCTGAAACGAATTATTGGTTTGAAGTATTGAAGAGACTTGTATCtgtcattacatttttatcgtCTAGAGGCCTTGCTTTTCGAGGAAAGGAAGAAAAGTTCAATAGTCAACACAATGGAAATTATCTGGGCCTATTAGAACTTATTTCAGAATATGATCCTTTCTTAAAGGCTCATATTGAACAGTATGGAAATCAAGGAAAAGGCAACCCATCATACCTTTCAAAAActgttt ACCATCAAGGCCAATCTATGTACAAGGTATTAGATGACTTTCTTGAAAAAAGTGAATTAGACATTATGAACATTAGGGGTCAATCTTATGACAATGCCTCAAACATGAGTGGTCAATTTAAAGGGCTTCAAGcttatgtcaaaaataaaaatccattaGCTGTGTTTATACCATGTACAGCTCATTCGTTAAATCTAGTTGGAGTAAATAGTGTAAATTGTTGTACTGAAGCTgtcaatttttttgattttgtacaaaaattgtataacttctTTAGTGGGTCAACTCACAGGTGGAATGTACTTATTAACATAttgaaaaaagaagaaaaaaatagtgTCAATGGAAATTCTAGTCGACTTCTTACACTTAAATCCTTAAGTGACACTAGGTGGTCTTGTCATGCAGAAGCTTGTAAAGCAATAGTTGTAAATTATGAACAAATTTTGACTGCGTTAAAAAGTATGTATGATGGCAAAGAAAATAATGTTACAACTTTAGATGCTAAATCGTTATGGAAGAAAATGGTAAAAAGAGAAACTGCATATATGTCATTACTTTGGAATGACATCATGGAAAGAAGTAACATAACGTCAACTAAATTACAACATTCAAACTGTGACACAATGAAGGCGATCAACTTATTAAAATCACTGAAGTGTTATGTGTTAAGTTTACGGGACTCAAATTCAATTTACGAAGAAAAAATACCTAATCTTAGTCCTGAAATTATCATTTACTATTCAGATGAAaagcaaagaaaaaaaataaaaaaattccctGATGGTAGCATAAATGAAGAagtattaaaaggaaaaaacaaATTTCGTGTACAgacacatatatttattattgataaatttgtGTCAGAATTAAACAAAAGAATTTCCGCTTATGAATATATTggtgataattttttatttataacacacTTAACTCAAGAATCtaatgaaaaaattgatttgagtGTCTcaacatttatttcaaaatataaaaatgatgtagATATTACTTTACCGAACGAACTTGTACAATTTAAAGAATACTGGAAGCTTTATCAACCTTCTTTTGATCCAGCTGacatttccaaattattttcctGGTTTGGTAATCAATCACTCGAAGAGGTATTTCCTTGTTTATTtactactttaaaaatatatttgacaatTCCAGTAGCTAATTGTTCTGTGGAAAGAGCTTTTTCTAAGTtaactagaattaaaaataagtatagaacTAGTCAAACACAAGAAAACTTAAATatacaaatgattttatattctgagaATGATTTGTTAAAATCATTAGACTTAAATGATGTACTAAAAGAGTTGGCTTCAAGTAAagccagaaaaaaaaatttaattaattaa